From the Roseibium salinum genome, one window contains:
- a CDS encoding cupin domain-containing protein, with product MISNIDKEFAQITDHWSPRVVADVNGQSVKLAKLKGEFVWHDHEDEDELFFIVKGSLTIRYRDRDDVVLNAGDMHVVPKGVEHNPIAAEECWVMLFEPAETKHTGNVVVEGTRTAAQQRAHLDTSGA from the coding sequence ATGATCAGCAACATCGACAAGGAGTTCGCGCAGATCACCGACCACTGGTCGCCGCGCGTGGTGGCCGATGTCAACGGTCAGAGCGTCAAGCTCGCCAAGTTGAAGGGCGAGTTCGTCTGGCACGATCACGAGGATGAAGACGAGCTGTTCTTCATCGTCAAGGGCAGCCTGACGATCCGCTATCGCGACCGGGACGATGTGGTTCTGAACGCAGGCGACATGCATGTGGTGCCCAAGGGCGTCGAGCATAACCCGATCGCCGCCGAAGAATGCTGGGTCATGCTGTTCGAGCCCGCGGAAACCAAACACACCGGCAATGTTGTCGTGGAAGGCACCAGGACGGCAGCGCAGCAGCGCGCCCATCTTGACACGTCCGGCGCCTGA
- a CDS encoding 3-hydroxyacyl-CoA dehydrogenase NAD-binding domain-containing protein, giving the protein MSYKNFTIETDEDGFALITWDMPGKSMNVIDLTVMEELDAIIDDVTGSEAIKGAVITSGKPAFSGGADLTMLEGLLKDFHVKRGNDTEAAARALFDGSRKLSQVYRKLETCGKPFVAAVAGTCMGGGTELALACHGCIVDDGLKMGLPEVKVGLFPGAGGTQRVMRMTDSQQGLQFLLQGRTLRAPQAKQMKLVDEVTTAKKLVAAAKKMLKAGLDPVKDWDKKGYKLPNGKVYSPGGFQFWPAANAIYRRETYDNYPGARYLLRSVVEGLQLPMDLALQVESRYFAKVLQTPEAANMIRSLFVSMQELNKLARRPADQRPNKVKKIGILGAGFMGAGVAYVTAQAGIDVVLIDRDQEAADKGKAHSDELITKAIKRGRATEEDKQKLLSRINATADYEALADCDLVIEAVFEDRDIKKAVTEQAEAVMKSRAIFASNTSTLPITSLAQASRRPKNFIGIHFFSPVDKMMLVEVILGKRTSERALAMALDYVKAIKKTPIVVNDSRGFYTSRVVMTYIREGLMMLADGVPPAMIENAGKMAGMPVGPLSLGDEVALDLAWKIVSATRKDLGVKYVEGPLDNILEDMVVKRERFGRKNGKGFYDYKGKEKSLWPGIADVTGQPKSADSFNIEELKQRLLVMQALETARIFEEKCLTDVREADVGSILGFGFAPYTGGTLSYINMMGTPAFLELCKKFTRKWGPRFKPNKLLRDMAKENETFYGKFPPKAEEKQKAAA; this is encoded by the coding sequence ATGAGCTACAAGAATTTCACCATAGAGACCGATGAGGACGGTTTCGCCCTGATCACCTGGGACATGCCGGGAAAGTCGATGAACGTCATCGACCTCACCGTCATGGAAGAACTGGATGCGATCATCGACGATGTCACGGGCAGTGAAGCCATCAAGGGCGCCGTGATCACCTCCGGAAAGCCCGCCTTTTCCGGCGGTGCGGACCTGACCATGCTGGAAGGCCTGCTGAAGGATTTCCATGTCAAGCGCGGCAACGATACGGAAGCCGCCGCCAGAGCCCTCTTCGACGGCTCCCGCAAGTTGTCTCAGGTGTACCGGAAGCTGGAGACCTGCGGCAAACCGTTCGTGGCAGCCGTGGCCGGCACCTGCATGGGCGGCGGCACGGAACTGGCGCTTGCATGCCATGGATGCATTGTCGATGACGGCCTGAAAATGGGTCTGCCGGAGGTCAAGGTCGGCCTCTTCCCGGGTGCCGGCGGCACGCAGCGCGTCATGCGCATGACCGACAGCCAGCAGGGCCTGCAATTCCTGCTCCAGGGCCGCACCCTGCGCGCACCCCAGGCAAAACAGATGAAGCTGGTGGACGAAGTCACGACCGCCAAGAAGCTGGTGGCGGCTGCGAAGAAGATGCTGAAGGCGGGCCTCGACCCGGTCAAGGACTGGGACAAGAAGGGCTACAAGCTGCCCAACGGCAAGGTCTATTCCCCGGGCGGGTTCCAGTTCTGGCCGGCCGCGAACGCGATCTACCGGCGCGAGACCTATGACAACTACCCGGGCGCCCGCTACCTGCTCCGCTCGGTCGTCGAAGGGCTGCAACTGCCGATGGATCTCGCCCTGCAGGTCGAGAGCCGCTACTTCGCCAAGGTCCTGCAGACACCGGAAGCGGCCAACATGATCCGCTCGCTGTTCGTTTCCATGCAGGAACTGAACAAGCTCGCCCGCCGCCCCGCCGACCAGCGCCCGAACAAGGTCAAGAAGATCGGCATCCTGGGTGCGGGCTTCATGGGCGCTGGCGTTGCCTATGTCACGGCGCAGGCCGGCATCGACGTCGTCCTGATCGACCGGGACCAGGAAGCCGCCGACAAGGGCAAGGCCCATTCCGACGAACTGATTACGAAGGCGATCAAGCGCGGCCGCGCCACGGAAGAAGACAAGCAAAAGCTGCTTTCCAGGATCAACGCGACCGCCGACTACGAGGCGCTCGCCGATTGCGATCTGGTGATCGAGGCGGTGTTCGAGGACCGCGACATCAAGAAGGCGGTGACGGAACAGGCCGAAGCGGTGATGAAGTCCCGTGCCATCTTCGCGTCGAACACCTCGACATTGCCGATCACCTCCCTGGCCCAGGCCTCCAGACGGCCGAAGAACTTCATCGGCATCCACTTCTTCTCCCCGGTCGACAAGATGATGCTCGTCGAGGTGATCCTCGGCAAACGCACGTCCGAGCGGGCTCTGGCGATGGCTCTCGACTATGTCAAGGCGATCAAAAAGACGCCGATCGTGGTCAATGACAGCCGCGGCTTCTACACCTCGCGTGTCGTGATGACCTATATCCGCGAAGGCCTGATGATGCTGGCGGACGGCGTACCGCCGGCGATGATCGAGAACGCGGGCAAGATGGCCGGCATGCCGGTCGGACCGCTGTCGCTCGGCGACGAGGTTGCGCTCGACCTTGCCTGGAAGATCGTCTCCGCAACCCGCAAGGACCTCGGCGTCAAATATGTCGAAGGACCGCTGGACAATATCCTGGAAGACATGGTGGTCAAGCGCGAGCGCTTCGGCCGGAAGAACGGCAAGGGCTTCTACGACTACAAAGGCAAGGAAAAGAGCCTGTGGCCCGGTATTGCCGACGTCACCGGCCAGCCGAAATCCGCCGACAGCTTCAACATTGAAGAACTGAAGCAGCGCCTTCTCGTCATGCAGGCTCTTGAGACGGCACGCATCTTCGAGGAAAAGTGCCTGACGGACGTGCGTGAAGCCGATGTCGGCTCGATCCTCGGCTTCGGATTTGCGCCCTATACCGGTGGAACGCTCAGCTATATCAACATGATGGGCACGCCCGCCTTCCTGGAATTGTGCAAGAAGTTCACCCGCAAGTGGGGTCCGCGCTTCAAGCCGAACAAGTTGCTGCGGGACATGGCAAAGGAGAACGAGACGTTCTACGGCAAGTTCCCGCCCAAGGCTGAAGAAAAACAGAAAGCCGCCGCTTAA
- a CDS encoding MATE family efflux transporter: MSHVPSPGDPSTLDFAVTHRSVLAIAIPMTLGYLSTPLLGVVDMAVIGRLGDAALLGGIAMGGIIFDLVFTTFNFLRSGTTGLTAQAFGARNEEEIKATLLRALVIAAIGGLAVIAIHAPLRETGLWFLGGSKDVQTATSRYFDVRIYSAPFLLANYAILGWFIGLGRAGTGLALQLFLNGLNIALSLWFVIGLDWSVEGVALATVFSEIAATLLGLALVLASVKRGSWPAAAIVFNRRLLVRMMAVNRDIMIRSFALLYAYAFFMARSADQGDTVLAANAVLEKFIIVSGYFLDGLATAAEQLAGRAVGARHRQAFDRTLKLTALWSFALAAGLSVIFYLAGPAMIAFMTTAPDVRELADTYLIWAVVAPLLGVLAFQMDGVFIGATWSETMRNMMLLSLAAFIAAYYALFPLLGNHGLWLAMELFLGLRGITLLFACRKRAAETFAAA, encoded by the coding sequence ATGTCCCACGTCCCCAGCCCCGGCGATCCGTCGACGCTCGACTTTGCCGTCACGCACCGCTCCGTCCTTGCGATAGCCATTCCGATGACGCTCGGCTATCTGTCGACACCGCTCCTCGGCGTCGTCGACATGGCAGTGATCGGGCGGCTTGGCGATGCGGCGCTGCTTGGCGGCATTGCCATGGGCGGCATCATCTTCGACCTGGTGTTCACGACCTTCAATTTCCTGCGTTCCGGAACGACAGGGCTGACGGCCCAGGCCTTCGGGGCGCGGAACGAGGAGGAAATCAAGGCGACGCTCCTCAGAGCCCTTGTCATCGCGGCCATCGGCGGCCTCGCCGTCATCGCCATTCACGCCCCCCTTCGCGAGACCGGCCTGTGGTTTCTCGGCGGCAGCAAGGACGTCCAGACGGCGACCTCGCGCTATTTCGACGTCCGGATCTACAGTGCGCCGTTCCTCCTGGCGAACTACGCCATTCTCGGCTGGTTCATCGGCCTCGGCCGTGCCGGCACCGGCCTTGCGCTGCAGCTCTTCCTCAACGGGCTGAACATTGCGCTCAGCCTCTGGTTCGTCATCGGGCTGGACTGGAGCGTCGAGGGCGTCGCGCTTGCCACGGTCTTCAGCGAAATTGCCGCGACGCTGCTCGGTCTGGCGCTGGTGCTTGCTAGCGTCAAGCGCGGCAGCTGGCCCGCCGCCGCCATTGTGTTCAACCGCCGCCTGCTGGTGCGCATGATGGCGGTGAACCGGGACATCATGATCCGCTCCTTCGCCCTGCTCTATGCCTATGCCTTTTTCATGGCCCGTTCGGCGGACCAGGGCGACACGGTTCTGGCGGCCAACGCGGTCCTTGAAAAGTTCATCATCGTTTCCGGCTATTTCCTGGACGGCCTTGCAACGGCCGCCGAACAGTTGGCCGGCCGGGCGGTGGGCGCCCGGCACCGGCAGGCCTTCGACCGCACGCTCAAGCTCACTGCGCTGTGGAGTTTCGCCCTTGCCGCGGGCCTGTCCGTCATCTTCTACTTGGCCGGCCCGGCGATGATCGCCTTCATGACCACCGCGCCGGACGTGCGCGAACTCGCGGACACCTATCTGATCTGGGCCGTTGTTGCGCCGCTTCTCGGCGTGCTCGCATTTCAGATGGACGGCGTTTTTATCGGTGCCACGTGGTCGGAGACCATGCGCAACATGATGCTGCTGTCGCTCGCAGCCTTTATCGCCGCCTACTACGCCCTCTTCCCGCTTCTGGGCAATCACGGGCTCTGGCTGGCGATGGAGCTCTTTCTCGGCCTGCGGGGCATCACGCTTCTTTTCGCCTGCCGCAAGCGCGCGGCCGAGACCTTCGCGGCGGCCTAA
- a CDS encoding DUF6460 domain-containing protein, giving the protein MSDTGLRRFLGGSPVQVLLRLVFLSFVVGIILAALNLDPLDLVTMAVQFVERLWNMGFQALGRLGNYLLIGAIVVVPIWLLTRLLAMGRSR; this is encoded by the coding sequence ATGTCCGATACCGGCCTGCGCCGCTTTTTGGGAGGGTCCCCCGTCCAGGTATTGTTGAGGCTTGTGTTCCTGTCCTTTGTCGTCGGTATCATACTCGCCGCCCTGAACCTCGATCCGCTCGATCTGGTGACCATGGCGGTCCAGTTCGTCGAACGGCTCTGGAACATGGGCTTCCAGGCACTTGGGCGGCTAGGCAACTACCTTCTCATCGGCGCAATCGTGGTTGTGCCAATATGGCTGCTAACCCGACTTCTAGCGATGGGACGATCTCGGTAA
- a CDS encoding DUF952 domain-containing protein → MTLIFKIVPRSLWQEAVEAGVFKGAPVDLADGFIHFSTAQQVRETAARHFAGEDDLLLAEFDAADFGDALKWEPSRGGALFPHLYGDFDPSSALWVRDLPLAPDGSHVFPELGE, encoded by the coding sequence ATGACTTTGATATTCAAGATCGTCCCCCGGTCCCTGTGGCAGGAGGCGGTCGAAGCGGGTGTGTTCAAGGGCGCGCCGGTTGATCTCGCCGACGGTTTCATTCACTTCTCCACCGCGCAACAGGTCCGCGAAACGGCGGCAAGGCACTTTGCCGGCGAGGACGACCTGCTGCTTGCCGAGTTCGACGCGGCCGATTTCGGCGATGCGCTCAAATGGGAGCCCTCGCGCGGCGGCGCCCTGTTTCCCCATCTTTACGGCGACTTCGACCCGAGCTCAGCCCTGTGGGTAAGGGACCTGCCGTTGGCACCGGACGGATCGCACGTCTTTCCGGAGCTGGGCGAATGA
- a CDS encoding histone deacetylase has product MTLPIVHHPAYCADLPANHRFPMDKFRAVAERVREEGLLDGGSFYRPRPAPFEWVALAHDPAYVDQVFSSNVPDRIAREIGFPMRQDIALRARCATGGTVLTCYLAMEHGLAYNTAGGSHHARRAHGAGFCVFNDVAVAIRVMQADGAIRKALVIDLDVHQGDGTADIFRGDPDVFTFSMHSERNYPVRKIASHLDVGLPDGTADAAYMRRLEEILPVLLERESWDIVVYNAGVDPYEHDRLGRLALTREALFMRDRYVIQTVRAAGVPLAGVLGGGYSTDIDELADRHLNLHRAARAVVTEIVPSLEVGLAAILAQPRLRR; this is encoded by the coding sequence ATGACCCTGCCGATCGTTCACCATCCCGCCTATTGCGCCGATCTGCCGGCCAACCACCGGTTTCCGATGGACAAGTTCCGCGCCGTCGCGGAGCGGGTCCGCGAGGAAGGCCTGCTGGATGGCGGGAGCTTCTACCGGCCGCGGCCCGCGCCGTTCGAATGGGTCGCCCTGGCTCACGATCCGGCCTATGTGGATCAGGTGTTCAGCAGCAATGTGCCGGACAGGATCGCCCGGGAGATCGGATTTCCGATGCGCCAGGATATTGCCCTGCGCGCACGTTGCGCGACAGGCGGCACGGTGCTGACCTGCTATCTGGCCATGGAACACGGCCTTGCCTACAACACGGCCGGCGGCAGCCATCACGCCCGCCGGGCGCACGGAGCCGGGTTCTGCGTTTTCAACGACGTGGCGGTCGCCATAAGGGTGATGCAAGCCGACGGTGCGATCCGCAAGGCGCTGGTCATCGATCTTGACGTGCATCAGGGCGACGGCACGGCCGATATCTTCCGGGGCGACCCGGACGTGTTCACCTTTTCGATGCATTCGGAACGGAACTATCCGGTCCGCAAGATCGCGTCCCATCTGGACGTGGGTCTTCCCGACGGCACCGCGGACGCGGCCTACATGCGCCGCCTTGAAGAAATCCTGCCCGTGCTGCTGGAGCGGGAGAGCTGGGACATCGTGGTCTACAACGCCGGCGTCGATCCCTATGAGCACGACCGCCTGGGCCGCCTTGCCCTGACGCGGGAAGCGCTTTTCATGCGCGACCGCTATGTCATCCAAACGGTGCGCGCGGCAGGCGTGCCCCTGGCCGGGGTCCTGGGTGGGGGTTACTCAACGGATATCGACGAACTTGCGGACCGTCACCTGAACCTGCACAGGGCGGCAAGGGCCGTCGTTACCGAGATCGTCCCATCGCTAGAAGTCGGGTTAGCAGCCATATTGGCACAACCACGATTGCGCCGATGA
- a CDS encoding helix-turn-helix transcriptional regulator — MPVEGEWARADILRVLRDICSNEDLDWPYIARLYDFDLASMDDPQGVVPIAAWHGVFEHVAEALGSDAVMFDLFNNVEIGCLSVFDYLFACAPTLRHACQAWVKFMPIRTNACRVVFEETETSGYLEWPILEGRGEWRQSMFARVGWAAHQLEQALDMHAPPIMIDLATAAPESTSALQKKYQGRLNFCVPRNRISFPRALLSRPLPRHDPHLYEIILKSAMTEMELFGQKESPLSRIANEVASNLSQGASALPLISARLGMSQRAVQRLLEKEGTSFRKLSEEVRRAAAERYLRSTELPMKEIAFLLGFSELSTFSRAVKTWFGVSPRKVRQASAGSPRHPAGTQHTEKTGQHGRR, encoded by the coding sequence ATGCCGGTTGAGGGGGAATGGGCGCGTGCGGATATTCTCCGCGTCTTGCGCGATATCTGTTCAAACGAAGACCTGGACTGGCCGTACATCGCCCGCCTTTACGATTTCGATCTGGCCAGCATGGACGACCCGCAAGGCGTGGTACCGATCGCCGCCTGGCACGGCGTTTTCGAACACGTGGCCGAAGCCCTCGGCAGCGATGCCGTCATGTTCGACCTTTTCAACAATGTCGAAATCGGCTGCCTCTCCGTCTTCGACTATCTGTTTGCCTGCGCCCCCACCCTGCGCCATGCCTGCCAGGCCTGGGTGAAGTTCATGCCGATCCGCACCAATGCCTGCCGTGTCGTTTTCGAGGAAACCGAAACCAGCGGCTATCTCGAGTGGCCGATCCTGGAAGGACGGGGCGAATGGCGGCAGAGCATGTTTGCCCGGGTGGGCTGGGCCGCCCACCAGCTTGAACAGGCGCTCGACATGCACGCGCCGCCGATCATGATCGACCTGGCCACCGCCGCGCCGGAGAGCACATCCGCTCTCCAGAAGAAATATCAGGGCCGGCTGAATTTCTGCGTGCCCCGCAACAGGATTTCCTTCCCGCGCGCGCTGCTGTCGCGGCCCCTGCCCCGGCACGACCCGCATCTTTACGAAATCATCCTGAAATCGGCGATGACCGAGATGGAGTTGTTCGGCCAGAAGGAATCGCCGCTGTCCAGGATTGCCAATGAAGTCGCCTCCAACCTCTCCCAGGGGGCGTCGGCCCTGCCGTTGATCTCCGCCAGGCTGGGCATGTCGCAAAGAGCCGTTCAGCGGCTTCTGGAAAAGGAGGGGACGAGCTTCAGGAAGCTCAGCGAAGAGGTTCGCCGCGCTGCGGCCGAGCGGTATCTGCGCAGCACCGAGCTGCCGATGAAGGAAATCGCATTTCTGCTGGGCTTTTCCGAGCTCAGCACCTTTTCCCGGGCGGTGAAGACCTGGTTCGGCGTGTCGCCCAGGAAAGTGCGTCAAGCATCAGCCGGATCGCCTCGCCATCCCGCCGGAACGCAGCATACCGAAAAGACCGGCCAGCACGGCCGGCGGTGA
- a CDS encoding quinone-dependent dihydroorotate dehydrogenase yields the protein MNLPWLENAALKGLQRLDAETAHRLTVLALKNGVMPGRTPVSDPRLAVKLWDLTFPNPLGMAAGFDKNGEVPDALLKLGFGFTEVGSVTPKPQSGNPRPRVFRLPEDQGVINRYGFNNEGHAALRKRLDGRPRLNGIVGINVGANKDSADRIADYVAGITEFADIASYFTVNISSPNTPGLRDLQARSALADLLTGVISARDDCTRTLGRHVPVLLKIAPDVTDDDLQDIVEEVLAKNVDGLIVSNTTISRDGLSGSGPAGEPGGLSGRPLFRKSTIALARSRKLAGPDLPIIGVGGIDSAETAWTKITAGADLLQLYSSLVFKGPALIDEILTGLSARLDEHGLSSLREARDANVEAWAAETG from the coding sequence ATGAACCTTCCCTGGCTGGAAAACGCGGCCCTCAAGGGCCTTCAGCGTCTCGACGCTGAAACGGCGCACCGGCTGACGGTGCTGGCCCTGAAAAACGGTGTCATGCCGGGACGCACCCCGGTTTCGGATCCGCGCCTTGCCGTGAAGCTCTGGGATCTCACCTTTCCCAATCCGCTCGGAATGGCGGCGGGGTTCGACAAGAACGGCGAAGTGCCCGATGCGCTGCTGAAGCTTGGCTTCGGCTTCACGGAAGTCGGCTCGGTTACGCCGAAGCCCCAGTCGGGCAATCCGCGTCCGCGCGTGTTCCGCCTGCCGGAAGACCAGGGCGTCATCAATCGCTACGGGTTCAACAATGAGGGCCACGCGGCGCTGCGCAAGCGGCTCGACGGCCGCCCGAGGCTGAACGGCATCGTCGGCATCAATGTCGGCGCCAACAAGGATTCGGCCGACCGCATCGCGGACTACGTCGCCGGGATCACCGAATTCGCCGACATTGCCTCCTATTTCACGGTCAATATCTCCTCGCCCAACACGCCGGGCCTGAGGGACCTGCAGGCACGTTCCGCGCTTGCGGACCTGTTGACCGGGGTCATTTCGGCGCGGGACGACTGTACCCGCACGCTCGGCCGCCACGTTCCCGTCCTTCTCAAGATCGCTCCGGATGTGACCGATGATGATCTGCAGGACATCGTCGAGGAGGTGCTGGCCAAGAATGTCGACGGCCTGATCGTCTCCAACACCACCATCAGCCGGGACGGACTGAGCGGATCGGGACCTGCCGGGGAACCCGGCGGTCTTTCCGGCCGGCCGCTGTTCCGCAAATCGACCATCGCCCTGGCCCGCAGCCGCAAACTTGCCGGCCCGGATCTGCCGATCATCGGTGTCGGCGGGATAGACAGCGCCGAGACCGCCTGGACGAAAATCACCGCGGGGGCGGATCTCCTGCAGCTCTATTCCTCGCTGGTCTTCAAGGGGCCCGCGCTGATCGACGAGATACTGACAGGGCTCAGTGCCAGGCTGGACGAACACGGTCTGTCTTCCCTGCGCGAGGCCCGGGACGCCAATGTCGAGGCCTGGGCGGCGGAGACCGGTTAG